From the Rhodococcus sp. NBC_00297 genome, one window contains:
- a CDS encoding ABC transporter family substrate-binding protein, whose amino-acid sequence MSVARVGAALAAALLALSACTADPPPPIQSTETATTTPPAAPAATGNPVVVAIDDVGTGFNPHLLADQSPANTAVSTLVFPSPFRPASVGTGVEWLPDASLVLSAEVTSQAPFTITYRLRNESQWSDGAPIAAEDFRYLWQQMIDAPGVVDPAGYEAIDDIASSDGGKTVTVTMATPYPAWRELFENLLPSHLLKDSLGGFERGLRDNVSVSGGHFRIESIDRGRDEILLERNDRYWGSPSTPDQILLRRGGSDAQLADSMRSGDAQIAEVRGGSATLAQLGAIPNVRTDTRFRSRTLELTLNGRVPELADADVRRGVMGLLDVDLLSTVASGTGTAANTVRAQVLSPSQPGYVPTAPQTLPRDEALQLLADAGFVPVPLPPALAPTSGQPTATTTPVPGTTRALTVVIGAPENDAVAVAVANTAADQLRDAGVDASVAPTDPEELYGTALLEGTVDAVVGWSHVGTDVATAWSSRYGCAATDLATSTTTAPDSDADPVAASNLSGVCDPSLEPVMDQSLRGDVNPTEAVIAAQPQLWNLHTVLPIAQDSSVVAVGPGVSGATLAGPVELGVFGDADDWMRVTP is encoded by the coding sequence ATGTCGGTGGCTCGGGTGGGTGCGGCGCTGGCCGCTGCCCTGCTCGCGCTGTCCGCGTGCACGGCCGATCCGCCGCCGCCGATCCAGAGCACCGAGACGGCCACGACGACGCCTCCCGCAGCGCCGGCGGCCACGGGTAATCCGGTCGTGGTGGCCATCGACGACGTCGGTACGGGATTCAACCCGCACCTGCTGGCCGACCAGTCGCCCGCGAACACCGCGGTGTCCACGCTGGTGTTCCCCAGCCCCTTCCGCCCCGCGTCGGTGGGGACAGGAGTCGAGTGGCTGCCCGACGCGTCGCTGGTGCTGTCGGCCGAGGTGACGTCGCAGGCCCCGTTCACCATCACCTACCGGCTGCGCAACGAGTCGCAGTGGTCGGACGGTGCGCCCATCGCGGCCGAGGACTTCCGCTACCTGTGGCAACAGATGATCGACGCGCCCGGCGTGGTGGATCCCGCAGGCTACGAGGCGATCGACGACATCGCGTCCTCGGACGGCGGCAAGACCGTCACCGTCACGATGGCGACGCCGTACCCTGCGTGGCGCGAGCTCTTCGAGAATCTGTTGCCCTCCCATCTGCTCAAGGACTCGTTGGGCGGCTTCGAGCGCGGACTGCGCGACAACGTGTCCGTCTCCGGCGGACACTTCCGCATCGAGTCGATCGATCGTGGCCGCGACGAGATCCTGCTCGAGCGCAACGACCGCTACTGGGGGTCACCCTCCACGCCCGATCAGATCCTCCTCCGACGCGGGGGCAGCGACGCCCAGCTCGCCGACTCGATGCGCTCCGGTGACGCCCAGATCGCCGAGGTGCGTGGCGGTTCGGCGACACTGGCGCAACTGGGCGCCATCCCCAACGTCCGCACGGACACCCGGTTCCGTTCGCGGACCCTCGAACTGACGTTGAACGGCCGGGTGCCGGAACTCGCGGACGCCGACGTGCGCCGCGGCGTCATGGGTCTGCTGGACGTGGACCTGCTGTCCACCGTCGCGTCGGGTACCGGCACGGCCGCGAACACCGTTCGCGCGCAGGTTCTCTCGCCGTCCCAGCCCGGCTACGTCCCCACGGCTCCGCAGACTCTCCCGCGGGACGAGGCACTGCAGCTGCTCGCCGACGCGGGATTCGTTCCGGTGCCGCTGCCGCCGGCCCTGGCTCCCACCTCGGGCCAACCCACCGCGACGACGACGCCGGTGCCGGGTACCACGCGCGCGCTGACCGTCGTGATCGGCGCTCCCGAGAACGACGCGGTCGCGGTCGCGGTGGCCAACACGGCCGCCGATCAACTCCGCGACGCGGGCGTCGACGCCAGCGTCGCTCCCACCGATCCGGAGGAGTTGTACGGCACCGCGCTGCTCGAGGGCACGGTCGACGCCGTCGTCGGGTGGAGCCACGTGGGTACCGATGTGGCCACCGCCTGGTCGTCGCGCTACGGATGTGCAGCAACCGATCTCGCGACGTCGACGACGACGGCACCCGATTCCGACGCCGACCCGGTGGCGGCGAGCAACCTGTCCGGAGTCTGCGATCCGTCGCTCGAGCCGGTGATGGACCAGAGCCTGAGAGGCGACGTGAACCCGACCGAGGCCGTCATCGCGGCGCAGCCGCAGCTGTGGAACCTGCACACCGTGCTCCCCATCGCGCAGGACAGTTCCGTCGTCGCCGTCGGTCCCGGCGTGAGCGGCGCGACGCTCGCGGGGCCCGTCGAACTCGGTGTCTTCGGGGACGCGGACGACTGGATGCGGGTGACGCCGTGA
- the typA gene encoding translational GTPase TypA has protein sequence MTSPTASQTVPTTFRNVAIVAHVDHGKTTLVDAMLRQSGAFEERAEAIDRVMDSGDLEKEKGITILAKNTAVHKRNADGSTTVINVIDTPGHADFGGEVERGLSMVDGVVLLVDASEGPLPQTRFVLRKALAASLPVILVVNKTDRPDARIEEVVSESHDLLLDLASDLDDEASEAAELALDLPVLYASGREGKASTKQPENGHAPDAENLDELFEILLSYIPAPKGNVEAPLQAHVTNLDASAFLGRLALVRIHNGELNKGQTVSWMREVDGEPVVQKAKITELLTTIGVERVPGQKGVAGDIVAVAGFPDIMIGDTLADLENPVALPRITVDQPAISVTIGTNTSPLVGRVSGHKLTARMVKSRLDQELIGNVSLKVLDIGRPDAWEVQGRGELALAILVEQMRREGFELTVGKPQVVTRQVDGKLHEPFEELTIDTPEEYLGGVTQLLAARKGKMVQMTNHGAGWVRMEFIVPSRGLIGFRTDFLTDTRGTGIANAVFHGYAPWAGEIRARHTGSLVSDRQGSVTPFAMIQLADRGTFFVEPGADTYEGMVVGINPRQEDLDINVTREKKLTNMRQSSADVMETLAKPKKLDLEMAMEFCAGDECVEVTPEVVRVRKVHLDSNERARERSRSKSRDKAAL, from the coding sequence GTGACCAGCCCCACCGCCAGTCAGACCGTACCCACCACCTTCCGCAACGTCGCCATCGTCGCGCACGTCGACCACGGCAAGACCACGCTCGTCGACGCGATGCTGCGCCAGTCCGGTGCCTTCGAGGAACGCGCCGAGGCCATCGACCGCGTGATGGACTCGGGTGACCTGGAGAAGGAGAAGGGCATCACGATCCTGGCCAAGAACACGGCCGTGCACAAGCGCAACGCCGACGGCAGCACCACCGTCATCAACGTGATCGACACCCCCGGCCACGCCGACTTCGGTGGCGAGGTCGAGCGCGGCCTGTCCATGGTCGACGGTGTCGTGCTGCTCGTCGACGCCTCCGAGGGCCCGCTGCCGCAGACGCGCTTCGTGCTCCGCAAGGCGCTCGCCGCGTCGCTGCCCGTCATTCTCGTGGTCAACAAGACCGACCGTCCCGACGCGCGGATCGAGGAGGTCGTCTCCGAGAGCCACGACCTGCTCCTCGACCTGGCGTCGGACCTCGACGACGAAGCTTCCGAGGCTGCCGAGCTGGCCCTCGACCTCCCCGTCCTGTACGCCTCCGGCCGTGAGGGCAAGGCGTCGACGAAGCAGCCGGAGAACGGACACGCTCCCGACGCGGAGAACCTCGACGAGCTGTTCGAGATCCTGCTCAGCTACATCCCGGCACCGAAGGGCAACGTCGAGGCGCCGCTGCAGGCTCACGTCACCAACCTCGACGCCTCCGCTTTCCTGGGCCGTCTCGCCCTGGTCCGCATCCACAACGGTGAGCTCAACAAGGGTCAGACCGTGAGCTGGATGCGCGAGGTCGACGGCGAGCCCGTCGTCCAGAAGGCCAAGATCACCGAGTTGCTCACCACCATCGGTGTCGAGCGCGTTCCCGGTCAGAAGGGCGTCGCCGGTGACATCGTCGCCGTCGCCGGCTTCCCGGACATCATGATCGGTGACACGCTGGCCGACCTCGAGAACCCGGTCGCCCTGCCGCGCATCACCGTCGATCAGCCGGCCATCTCGGTGACCATCGGTACCAACACGAGCCCCCTGGTGGGACGCGTGAGCGGCCACAAGCTGACCGCCCGCATGGTCAAGTCGCGTCTGGACCAGGAGCTCATCGGCAACGTCTCGCTCAAGGTCCTCGACATCGGTCGCCCCGATGCGTGGGAGGTCCAGGGTCGTGGCGAGCTCGCGCTCGCCATTCTGGTCGAGCAGATGCGCCGCGAAGGCTTCGAGCTCACCGTCGGCAAGCCGCAGGTGGTCACCCGCCAGGTCGACGGCAAGCTGCACGAGCCCTTCGAGGAGCTCACCATCGACACTCCCGAGGAGTACCTCGGCGGCGTCACGCAGCTGCTCGCCGCCCGTAAGGGCAAGATGGTCCAGATGACGAACCACGGCGCAGGCTGGGTTCGTATGGAGTTCATCGTCCCCTCGCGCGGTCTCATCGGCTTCCGTACGGACTTCCTCACCGACACGCGCGGCACCGGCATCGCCAACGCCGTCTTCCACGGTTACGCACCGTGGGCCGGCGAGATCCGCGCGCGCCACACCGGCTCGCTCGTCTCGGACCGTCAGGGCAGCGTCACCCCGTTCGCCATGATCCAGCTGGCCGACCGCGGCACCTTCTTCGTCGAGCCCGGTGCGGACACCTACGAGGGCATGGTCGTGGGCATCAACCCCCGCCAGGAGGACCTCGACATCAACGTCACCCGCGAGAAGAAGTTGACCAACATGCGTCAGTCCTCCGCCGACGTGATGGAGACCCTCGCCAAGCCGAAGAAGCTCGACCTCGAGATGGCGATGGAGTTCTGTGCCGGCGACGAGTGCGTCGAGGTCACGCCGGAGGTCGTCCGCGTGCGCAAGGTGCACCTCGACTCGAACGAGCGTGCGCGTGAGCGTTCGCGCAGCAAGTCGCGTGACAAGGCTGCTCTGTAA